From the Pseudoxanthobacter soli DSM 19599 genome, one window contains:
- a CDS encoding ABC transporter ATP-binding protein, which translates to MKKTLFGFIWRYSKRQQIIIVLITVLSFPLVYASLELPKLIVNDALQGDKFPRTFYGFELDQVPYLIVLCFCFLGLVVLNNVVKLVLNIYKGLVGERMLRRLRFQLFSQIVRFRPAHFRKVSSGELIPMVTAEVEDLGAFIGDSIAVPAFQGGTLLVYISFIFIQDPLLGLASIALYPVQGYIIPKLQRRVIILSRERIKNIRRISDRIGETVGGSVDMHANGTSAWHVANISDRLYENFVIRFAIFRRKYMIKFVNNFLNQLPPFMFYLIGGLLVINGEMSFGALVAVLAAYKDLAAPWLELLNYYQDMANVSVKYETIVENFDPPEIYPVNRMSRDDDDGSERLKGDVALVNATGGHTATSPEVRDVSFSIPGGRHAVLVGDDTSGRTEALQMLAGLLAPQVGRVEIGGRDLSSVAETMLGRSIAYSSSSPYLFNTTIRTNVAYGLRHKPMGPPEMPEETLAKRRAEAEATASTTDEFDAPWDDFARAGVENMEGLEEKIIDILEHLGLREDLYRIGLQARISPDASSEFVHAIITVRRSIGERVEADPNLADLVELWNPREINHSATIAENILFALPSDPATSLGSIPHDPLVARFLAEANLADDLVHVGIAVARTMIELFSTMRDDDAFVGSYSFLTAEELPAYEARLKKVKGDSLDGLNSLDRNDLIGLAFRVVPARHRIFDLTPSLIERVIAGRDLFREKVLPAADGRYVPFDPEVYISSLSIEDNLLFGKVRADRRGARERTDEFVRETVAALGLRAPVVRAALDFEVGVAGARLTAGQRRKIGIARALMKDVPTIVLDDVLDLDPQTLSFVRERCEGRTLVIGAEPGLIPAAFDLYIRMLDGRLVSSGSYDTVTGADMAEHGGADVKGAPEEAEERPVAIGEAGA; encoded by the coding sequence ATGAAGAAGACGCTTTTCGGTTTCATCTGGCGGTACAGCAAGCGGCAGCAGATCATCATCGTCCTGATCACCGTCCTGTCGTTCCCGCTGGTCTATGCCTCGCTCGAACTGCCGAAGCTGATCGTCAACGACGCCCTGCAGGGCGACAAGTTCCCGCGCACCTTCTATGGATTCGAGCTCGACCAGGTGCCGTACCTGATCGTGCTCTGCTTCTGCTTTCTCGGGCTCGTCGTCCTCAACAACGTCGTCAAGCTGGTCCTCAATATCTACAAGGGCCTTGTCGGCGAGCGGATGCTGCGGCGCCTGCGATTCCAGCTGTTCTCCCAGATCGTCCGCTTCCGGCCGGCGCATTTCCGCAAGGTGTCGAGCGGCGAGCTGATTCCGATGGTCACCGCGGAGGTGGAGGACCTCGGCGCCTTCATCGGCGACTCGATCGCGGTGCCGGCGTTCCAGGGCGGCACGCTGCTCGTCTATATCAGCTTCATCTTCATCCAGGATCCGCTGCTCGGCCTCGCCTCCATCGCGCTCTATCCGGTGCAGGGCTACATCATCCCCAAGCTCCAGAGGCGGGTGATCATCCTGTCGCGCGAGCGCATCAAGAACATCCGCCGCATCTCCGATCGCATCGGCGAGACCGTCGGCGGCTCCGTCGACATGCACGCCAACGGCACCAGCGCCTGGCACGTCGCCAACATCTCGGACCGGCTCTACGAGAACTTCGTCATCCGCTTCGCCATCTTCCGGCGGAAGTACATGATCAAGTTCGTCAACAACTTCCTCAACCAGCTTCCGCCGTTCATGTTCTATCTGATCGGCGGCCTGCTGGTGATCAACGGCGAGATGTCGTTCGGCGCTCTGGTCGCGGTGCTCGCAGCCTACAAGGACCTGGCCGCGCCGTGGCTGGAACTCCTGAACTATTATCAGGACATGGCGAACGTCTCGGTCAAGTACGAGACCATCGTCGAGAACTTCGATCCGCCGGAGATCTATCCGGTGAACCGCATGAGCCGCGACGACGACGACGGCAGCGAAAGGCTGAAGGGCGACGTCGCCCTCGTCAACGCCACGGGGGGCCACACCGCGACGAGCCCGGAGGTGCGCGACGTGTCGTTCTCCATCCCGGGCGGCCGTCACGCCGTTCTCGTCGGCGACGACACCAGCGGGCGCACCGAGGCCCTTCAGATGCTGGCCGGGTTGCTGGCGCCGCAGGTCGGGCGCGTCGAGATCGGCGGGCGCGATCTCTCAAGTGTCGCCGAAACCATGCTCGGCCGTTCCATCGCCTATTCGTCCTCAAGCCCCTACCTCTTTAACACCACCATCCGCACCAACGTGGCCTATGGCCTGCGCCACAAGCCGATGGGCCCGCCGGAAATGCCGGAGGAGACGCTGGCGAAGCGCCGCGCCGAAGCCGAAGCGACCGCGAGCACCACCGACGAGTTCGACGCGCCGTGGGACGACTTCGCCCGCGCCGGGGTCGAGAACATGGAAGGGCTCGAGGAGAAGATCATCGATATCCTCGAGCATCTTGGGCTGCGCGAGGACCTCTACCGCATCGGCCTTCAGGCCCGGATCTCGCCCGATGCCTCGAGCGAGTTCGTGCACGCCATCATCACGGTGCGACGCTCCATCGGAGAGCGTGTCGAGGCCGACCCGAACCTCGCCGATCTCGTGGAACTCTGGAACCCGCGCGAGATCAACCACAGCGCGACGATTGCGGAGAACATCCTGTTCGCGCTGCCGTCCGATCCGGCGACCTCCCTTGGCTCCATCCCGCACGACCCGCTCGTCGCGCGGTTCCTGGCGGAGGCGAACCTCGCGGACGATCTCGTCCATGTCGGCATTGCCGTCGCCCGCACCATGATCGAACTGTTCTCGACCATGCGCGACGACGACGCCTTCGTCGGCTCCTATTCGTTCCTCACCGCCGAGGAACTGCCGGCCTACGAGGCGCGGCTGAAGAAGGTGAAGGGCGACAGCCTGGACGGCCTGAACAGCCTCGACCGCAACGATCTGATCGGACTTGCCTTCCGCGTGGTTCCGGCGCGCCACCGCATCTTCGACCTCACGCCGTCGCTGATCGAGCGCGTCATCGCCGGGCGCGACCTGTTCCGCGAGAAGGTGCTGCCTGCCGCCGACGGACGCTACGTGCCGTTCGATCCGGAGGTTTATATCTCCTCGCTCTCGATCGAGGACAACCTCCTGTTCGGCAAGGTCAGGGCCGACCGGCGCGGCGCCCGCGAGCGCACCGATGAGTTCGTGCGCGAGACCGTCGCGGCGCTCGGCCTCCGGGCGCCGGTGGTGCGCGCCGCGCTCGATTTCGAGGTCGGCGTCGCCGGTGCCAGATTGACCGCCGGCCAGCGCCGCAAGATCGGAATCGCCCGGGCGCTCATGAAGGATGTGCCGACAATCGTTCTCGACGACGTGCTGGATCTCGATCCACAGACGCTGTCGTTCGTGCGCGAACGCTGCGAAGGGCGGACCCTTGTGATCGGCGCCGAGCCGGGTCTTATCCCGGCGGCGTTCGATCTCTACATACGGATGCTGGACGGACGCTTGGTGTCCAGCGGGTCTTACGATACGGTGACGGGAGCCGATATGGCCGAGCACGGGGGCGCGGACGTCAAGGGCGCCCCCGAGGAAGCCGAGGAACGCCCCGTGGCGATTGGGGAGGCCGGCGCGTGA
- a CDS encoding Crp/Fnr family transcriptional regulator produces MSLDIEVDALKRVPLFRGIDPAKLRLLAYISERIRFRQGERLCQQGERGETAYIILSGKADVVIRTGEGERAVAEVRQHDIVGEISILIDVPRTASVVAATDVTALAISKDNFLKMLTRFPEMGLEVMRVLAHRLERTTRDLAHVGRQS; encoded by the coding sequence GTGAGTCTGGATATCGAAGTCGACGCCCTGAAGCGGGTGCCGCTGTTCCGCGGCATCGATCCGGCGAAGCTGCGTCTCCTGGCCTATATCAGCGAACGGATCCGCTTCCGGCAGGGCGAGCGGCTCTGCCAGCAGGGCGAGCGCGGCGAGACGGCCTATATCATCCTGTCCGGCAAGGCCGACGTCGTCATCCGCACCGGCGAGGGTGAGCGCGCCGTCGCCGAGGTGCGCCAGCACGACATCGTCGGCGAGATCTCGATCCTGATCGACGTGCCGCGCACCGCTTCGGTCGTGGCGGCAACCGACGTCACGGCGCTCGCGATATCGAAGGATAATTTTCTCAAGATGTTGACCCGATTCCCCGAGATGGGTCTGGAAGTGATGCGGGTGCTGGCTCATCGTCTCGAACGGACGACGCGGGATCTCGCGCACGTGGGCAGGCAGTCTTAG
- a CDS encoding MBL fold metallo-hydrolase, whose protein sequence is MTDLREQGGERIEIRFWGVRGSLPTPGTQMMRYGGETICFEIKIGGQRVIVDCGSGARRLGKALLDEAPLDVDILFTHSHLDHVCGLPFFKPAYMPGCSVRLWAGHLPSAEAHREAISRLMSPPLFPVKPKEMRACQFRHFAPGDRVVLPSGIEATTVALNHPGGATGYRFDHEGASVCIITDHEHGNAEVDAALEDFVRGADIMAYDAAYTEADYPRFIGWGHSTWEKALDLAERAGVRVPVMIHHDIYRTDDALDELLSLARERFPAVIAGYEGLVLKI, encoded by the coding sequence GTGACCGATCTCAGGGAACAGGGCGGCGAGCGGATCGAGATCCGTTTCTGGGGCGTGCGGGGATCGTTGCCGACGCCGGGTACCCAGATGATGCGCTATGGCGGCGAGACGATCTGTTTCGAGATCAAGATCGGCGGCCAGCGGGTGATCGTCGATTGCGGCTCGGGCGCACGGCGCCTCGGCAAGGCGCTGCTCGACGAAGCGCCCCTCGACGTCGACATCCTGTTCACGCATTCCCACCTCGACCACGTCTGCGGGCTGCCGTTCTTCAAGCCGGCCTACATGCCGGGCTGCAGCGTGCGGCTCTGGGCGGGGCATCTGCCGAGCGCCGAGGCCCACCGCGAAGCCATCAGCCGGCTGATGTCGCCGCCGCTGTTCCCGGTGAAGCCGAAGGAGATGCGCGCCTGCCAGTTCCGGCATTTCGCGCCAGGCGACCGGGTCGTGCTGCCGTCGGGCATCGAGGCGACGACGGTGGCGCTCAACCATCCCGGCGGCGCGACCGGCTACCGGTTCGACCACGAAGGCGCGTCGGTGTGCATCATCACCGACCACGAGCACGGCAATGCCGAAGTCGACGCGGCGCTGGAGGATTTCGTCCGCGGCGCCGACATCATGGCCTATGACGCCGCCTACACGGAGGCGGATTATCCCCGGTTCATCGGGTGGGGCCATTCGACCTGGGAAAAGGCGCTCGACCTTGCCGAGCGCGCCGGCGTGCGGGTCCCGGTCATGATTCATCACGACATCTATCGCACCGACGACGCGCTCGACGAGCTCCTGTCGCTTGCCCGCGAGCGATTTCCCGCCGTGATCGCGGGTTACGAGGGTTTGGTGCTCAAAATTTAG